Below is a genomic region from Azoarcus sp. KH32C.
TGGAAAAGGATGAACGCGGCAACAAGGGCGCCGCGCTGACGACGTATATTTCGCTCGCCGGCCGCTATCTTGTCCTGATGCCGAACAATCCGCGCGGCGGCGGCGTTTCGCGTCGCGTCGAGGGTGACGAGCGCAACGAGCTGCGCGAAGTCATGGACCAGCTCGAAAGCCCCGCCGGCATGAGCCTGATCGCGCGCACGGCGGCGATCGGCCGCAACGCCGAAGAACTGCAGTGGGACCTGAACTACCTGTTGCAACTGTGGCGCGCGATCGAAGGCGCAGCCCAGTCGCAGTCCGGTGCGTTCTTGATCTATCAGGAAGGCAGCCTCGTGATCCGCGCGATCCGCGACTACTTCCAGCCGGACATCGGCGAGATCCTGATCGATACCGACGACATCTACGAGCAGGCGCAGCAGTTCATGGCGCACGTGATGCCGGGCAACGTCAATCGCGTCAAGCGCTACAGCGACGACGTGCCGCTGTTCTCGCGCTTCCAGATCGAGCATCAGATCGAGTCGGCGTATTCGCGTCAGGTCAGCCTGCCGAGCGGCGGCGCGGTCGTGATCGACCATACCGAAGCGCTGGTGTCGATCGACGTCAACTCGGGCCGCTCGACCAAGGGCGCCGATATCGAGGAAACCGCCTTCCGCACCAACCTGGAAGCGGCCGAGGAAATCGCCCGCCAGTTGCGCCTGCGCGACTTGGGCGGCTTGATCGTCATCGACTTCATCGACATGGAGTCGCAAAAGAATCAGCGTGAGGTCGAAAGCCGCTTGCGTGACGCGCTGCGCCACGATCGCGCGCGGGTGCAGACCGGCAAGATCAGCCGTTTCGGTCTTCTCGAGCTGTCGCGTCAGCGCCTGCGCCCTGCCCTTGCGGAGACGAGCTACATCCCGTGTCCGCGCTGCAACGGCACCGGCCACATCCGCAGCACCGAATCGTCTGCTCTCCATATTCTGCGCATTCTCGAAGAAGAAGCGATGAAGGAGAACACGGGCGCCGTGCATGTGCAGGTCCCGGTCGACGTCGCCACCTTCCTGCTGAACGAGAAGCGCGTCGACATCGCGCACATCGAGGTGCGCCACAAGATTCTGCTGATCATCATCCCGAACCGGCACCTCGAGACGCCCCATCACGAAATCGTACGCCTGCGCCACGACCAGTTGAATCAGGAAGAGACCGCACTCGCGAGCTACCAGATGGTCGGCAAGCCTGCCGACGTCGATCTGCGCCTGCCGGCCAAGGGCGACAGCAAACCGGCTCGCCCGGAAGCGGTCGTCAAGGGCATCTCTCCCGCCCAGCCTGCTCCGATTGTCGAGCCGAAGCCGGAACCCGTGGTTGCACCGGCTCCGCAGCCTGGGGTCGTGCAGCGTCTGCTCGGCTGGATCTTCGGCAGCAAGCCGGCTGCCGCCCCGGCTCCCGTGGAAGTCGAACCGAAGCGGGAGGCCCGTCCGCGCCCCGAGCGCAGCGATCGTCGCGGCAATGGCCGGAACCGTCGTGATGGGCAACGTGGCGAACGCGGCACCGAGCGCGAAGAAGCGGCGCAAACCCAGCCGCAGCGCAGCGGCCGTCCGGAGCGCCAGGAACGTCCGGAACGTGCCGAGCAGCGCCCCGAACGGACCGAGCGCGCCGACACCGGCGAACGCGAAAAAGCCGCTCGCCAGGAGCGCGGCGAAGGTGCAGGCCGCAATCGCCAGGGGCGCCAGCGCAATCAGCCGAAGGCTACCGAAGGCATGGAGGCCGCCCAGGAACTCGCTGCTGTCGACGCCGCCACGGCAGCCCTAGCCGCGTCGCAGGAAGCTCCTGCCGACACGGCAGCCACGGGCGAGGAAGGCACGCCGGAAAAACGCCGCCGCCGCAGCCGCGGTCGCCGCGACCGTCGCGGAGCGGAAGATCAGGCAGTTGCCGGCGTAGCAACCGACGAAGTGTCCGCCGCCGCAGAGCCGGCGAGCGAGGAGCCGGCCGTGGCCGTCAGCACCGAAGCCCCGGAAGTTGCCGCGATCGAACAGATTGCGAGCCTGGAACCATCCGTGGCGCCGGCACCCGTCGAAGAGCCCGCCCCGCTGCCGGTCGTCGCAAGCCCCGCGGAAGTCGTGGCGGCCGCGATGGAAGAGGCCCCCCTGCCCGTTCCGGCCACGACAGCCGAGGTGGTGACCGCCGAAACACAAGTGCAAGAACACGCGGTGGTCGAGATGGCACAGCCCGAAGCTCTCCCCATGACGCAAACGCTGGCGGAGACTCCGGAGACCGCAGCGCAGGAAGCTTCTGAGCCGGCAGGACAGCCGGCCGAAGTCCCCGTTCTGGTCGCAGCAGCCGCCGAAGCGGAACCGGTTGACCTTGCTCAGGCGGTAGAAACGGAGGCGCCTGTAACCGAGGTTGAGGTTGAGGTTATGGCCATCGCCGAACCGGCCATCCAGCCGCAGACTTCCTCGAGCACGGGTAATGCCGGAGCCACTGCTGTTGCACCCGGCCCCGCAAAGACCCCGTCCGCCCCGATCGACCTTGGCGTCGCTCTGGCCGATAGCGGGCTTGTGCTGATCGAGACCGACCGGCAGAAGGCTCAGACTTTCTCCAGCGGAGCCCCGGAAGCGCAGCCGCTCGGCCGCCGCCCGCGTCCCACGGTTGCGATCGTGAGCGAGCCGTTGGAGCAGGTCGAAACCCGCGGCAAGTCAAACTGACGCGGAAAGCATGACGAATCTGCGCAAGGCTCCGAAAGCGGGGTCTTGCGCGGACGTCGTTCAAGCCCCCTGCCCGATGCCCCCCCTCGCCGACCGGGCAATCAGCTCCTGAATCAACCCTTCCACTGCGTCCTCGCAGTAGTCGAGCACGGCCTCGAATCCCTTCTCCCCCCCATAGTACGGATCTGGCACCTCATCCAGCCTGTAGTTCCGGGCATAGCGCATGAACAGAGCGAGCTTCTCGCGACAGGCGTCCGGGCAAGTGCGCCGCATGTATTCGAGATGAGTGGCGTCCATCGCCAGCAGCAGATCGAACTCGTGGAAGTCCTTGGCTTCGAGCCGGCGCGCGCGTAGCGCGCCCAAGTCGTAGCCGCGCCGCAACGCCACCTTTCGGGTGCGTGGATCGGGAGCCTCGCCGACATGGAAGTCATGCGTGCCGGCCGAATCCACTTCGATCAGATCGGACAGTCCAGCGGCCTGGATCGCATGACGGGCGACTGCTTCAGCCGTCGGCGAGCGGCAGATATTCCCGGTACACACAAACAGAATTCGCGTCATCGTCATCTCGCTCAGCTGCCGCTTCCATGTTGGTCGGCCCCGAATGCCTGCTGACGGAGCCGAAAGAGTTGATCACGTACCGCCGCTGCCTTTTCAAACTCGAGATTGCGGGCGTGCTCCTGCATTTCCTTCTCCAGTTTCTTGATACGCTTCGCAAGCGTCTTCTCGTCGAATGCGAAATACTCCGCCGGCGCGTCGGCAACATGCAAAGCACTGCGCTCTTCGTCGCTCCCATAGACACCGTCGATGATGTCCTTGATCCGCTTGCTGACCGTCTTGGGGACGATTCCGTTCGCCTCGTTGAACGCGACCTGCTTGGCCCGCCGCCGGTCGGTTTCGTCGATGGCCGCACGCATCGACCGGGTGATCACGTCGGCGTAGAGGATCGCCTTTCCATGAATGTGGCGAGCCGCGCGGCCGATCGTCTGGATCAGGGAGCGTTCGGATCTGAGGAAACCTTCCTTGTCCGCATCGAGGATCGCGACGAGGGACACTTCGGGAATATCCAGACCTTCCCGCAGCAGGTTGATGCCCACGAGGACGTCGAATTCGCCAAGCCGCAGGTCGCGGATGATTTCGACGCGCTCCACGGTATCGATGTCCGAATGCAGGTAACGCACACGGATGCCGTTTTCCCCCAGATAGTCCGTAAGATCTTCGGCCATGCGCTTGGTCAGCGTCGTCACAAGGACGCGCTCGCCGACATCGATTCGTCGCTTCGCTTCGGACAACAGATCGTCGACCTGCGTCGTTGCTGGACGGACCTCAATGGCGGGGTCGATGAGCCCGGTGGGCCGGACCACCTGCTCGACCACCTGCCCTTGGTGCGTCGCCTCGTAATCGGCGGGGGTGGCCGAGACGAAAATCGTCTGCGGCATCAGGCGCTCGAACTCTTCGAATCGTAACGGACGATTGTCGAGCGCCGACGGCAGGCGGAAGCCGTACTGAACCAGGTTGTCCTTGCGCGATCGATCCCCCTTGTACATTCCGCCGACCTGCGGGATCGACACATGGGACTCGTCGACGAAGAACAGCGCATCGGACGGCAGATAGTCGATGAGCGTCGGCGGCGGTTCCCCGGGGCCACGGCCCGACAGATGACGCGAATAATTTTCGATGCCCTTGCAAAACCCCATCTCGTTCAACATCTCGAGGTCGAAGCGAGTTCGCTGTTCGATGCGCTGTGCCTCGACGAGCTTGCCCGAGCGGTAGAAGTAATCGACGCGCTCGCGCAACTCCTCCTTGATCGCCTCGATGGCCTGCAGCACCGTGGCGCGCGGCGTCACGTAGTGGCTCGACGGATAGACGGTGAAGCGCACGAGCTTCTGCTTCAGATGCCCGGTCAGCGGATCGAAGAGCGTCAAATGCTCGATCTCGTCGTCGAACATCTCGATGCGAACCGCAAGTTCCGCGTTTTCGGCAGGGAACACATCGATCACGTCGCCCCGGACGCGGAACGTTCCGCGCCGGAAATCGATGTCCGAGCGCGTGTACTGCATCGCCACCAGGCGCTGAACGAGGTCGCGATGAGCCATGCGCTCGCCTTCGCGCAGATGCAGGATCATCGCGTGATAGTCGACCGGATCGCCGATACCGTAGATGCACGACACAGTCGCAACGATCACGACGTCGCGCCGCTCCATCAGGCTCTTCGTCGCAGACAGCCGCATCTGTTCGATATGCTCGTTGATGCTCGAATCCTTCTCGATGAAGAGGTCGCGCGACGGGACGTAGGCTTCCGGCTGGTAGTAATCGTAGTACGACACGAAATACTCGACGGCATTTTCCGGAAAGAATTCGCGGAACTCGGCGTAGAGCTGTGCCGCAAGCGTCTTGTTCGGCGCCAGCACGAGCGCCGGGCGGCCGGAGCGCGCGATGACGTTGGCCATCGTGTAGGTCTTGCCCGAGCCGGTCACGCCCAGAAGCGTCTGGTACATCAGGCCATCCGTGATCCCTTCCGTCAGCAGAGCAATTGCGGACGGCTGGTCTCCCGCGGGCGGAAACGGCTGATGAAGTCGGAACGGACTCCCCTCGAAGGTGATGACCGGAGTGCTGTCGCTCGGATGCGTCATGTTAGAATTTCAGGTCGTTTGAGGCCCTTCCTCTGCTTGCTGCACTGGGCCGACTGATCATTATTTCGCAATTCGCGACCCAAAGCACGGCACCAAGGCACATCGCCCTGTACCGGCTGAGGATCGCGGACGTACTTCCCGCCCACCCCTGGAGTTGTTGATATGCCCGCTTCGATCTTCGCCGCCGTCGAGATGGCGCCCCGTGACCCGATTCTCGGCCTGAACGAGGCCTTTAACGCCGATTCGCGTGCCGAGAAAGTGAACCTCGGCGTCGGCGTCTACTACGACGACAACGGCAAGATCCCGCTGCTGAGCGCGGTCAAGACTGCCGAAAAGGCCCGCCTCGAAGCTATGCCGCCGCGTGGCTATCAGCCGATCGAAGGCCCGGCCGCGTACAACAACGCGGTGCAGAACCTGCTCTTCGGCAAGGATTCGGCGCTCATCGCCAACGGCCAAGTCGTCACCGTCCAGGCCCTCGGCGGCACTGGCGCACTGAAGGTCGGCGCGGACTACCTCAAGCGGCTGCTGCCCGGCGCAACCGTCTATATCTCCGACCCGAGCTGGGAGAATCACCGCGCCCTGTTCGAATCGGCCGGCTTCCCCGTCGAGAACTATCCCTACTATGACGCGGCGACCCGCGGCGTGAACTTCGCCGGCATG
It encodes:
- a CDS encoding low molecular weight protein-tyrosine-phosphatase; amino-acid sequence: MTRILFVCTGNICRSPTAEAVARHAIQAAGLSDLIEVDSAGTHDFHVGEAPDPRTRKVALRRGYDLGALRARRLEAKDFHEFDLLLAMDATHLEYMRRTCPDACREKLALFMRYARNYRLDEVPDPYYGGEKGFEAVLDYCEDAVEGLIQELIARSARGGIGQGA
- the uvrB gene encoding excinuclease ABC subunit UvrB encodes the protein MTHPSDSTPVITFEGSPFRLHQPFPPAGDQPSAIALLTEGITDGLMYQTLLGVTGSGKTYTMANVIARSGRPALVLAPNKTLAAQLYAEFREFFPENAVEYFVSYYDYYQPEAYVPSRDLFIEKDSSINEHIEQMRLSATKSLMERRDVVIVATVSCIYGIGDPVDYHAMILHLREGERMAHRDLVQRLVAMQYTRSDIDFRRGTFRVRGDVIDVFPAENAELAVRIEMFDDEIEHLTLFDPLTGHLKQKLVRFTVYPSSHYVTPRATVLQAIEAIKEELRERVDYFYRSGKLVEAQRIEQRTRFDLEMLNEMGFCKGIENYSRHLSGRGPGEPPPTLIDYLPSDALFFVDESHVSIPQVGGMYKGDRSRKDNLVQYGFRLPSALDNRPLRFEEFERLMPQTIFVSATPADYEATHQGQVVEQVVRPTGLIDPAIEVRPATTQVDDLLSEAKRRIDVGERVLVTTLTKRMAEDLTDYLGENGIRVRYLHSDIDTVERVEIIRDLRLGEFDVLVGINLLREGLDIPEVSLVAILDADKEGFLRSERSLIQTIGRAARHIHGKAILYADVITRSMRAAIDETDRRRAKQVAFNEANGIVPKTVSKRIKDIIDGVYGSDEERSALHVADAPAEYFAFDEKTLAKRIKKLEKEMQEHARNLEFEKAAAVRDQLFRLRQQAFGADQHGSGS
- a CDS encoding Rne/Rng family ribonuclease, producing MKRMLFNATQAEELRVAIVDGQKLIDLDIESAAKEQRKSNIYKAVITRIEPSLEAAFVDYGSERHGFLPFKEISRSYFAPGVDAGKARIQDALREGQELIVQVEKDERGNKGAALTTYISLAGRYLVLMPNNPRGGGVSRRVEGDERNELREVMDQLESPAGMSLIARTAAIGRNAEELQWDLNYLLQLWRAIEGAAQSQSGAFLIYQEGSLVIRAIRDYFQPDIGEILIDTDDIYEQAQQFMAHVMPGNVNRVKRYSDDVPLFSRFQIEHQIESAYSRQVSLPSGGAVVIDHTEALVSIDVNSGRSTKGADIEETAFRTNLEAAEEIARQLRLRDLGGLIVIDFIDMESQKNQREVESRLRDALRHDRARVQTGKISRFGLLELSRQRLRPALAETSYIPCPRCNGTGHIRSTESSALHILRILEEEAMKENTGAVHVQVPVDVATFLLNEKRVDIAHIEVRHKILLIIIPNRHLETPHHEIVRLRHDQLNQEETALASYQMVGKPADVDLRLPAKGDSKPARPEAVVKGISPAQPAPIVEPKPEPVVAPAPQPGVVQRLLGWIFGSKPAAAPAPVEVEPKREARPRPERSDRRGNGRNRRDGQRGERGTEREEAAQTQPQRSGRPERQERPERAEQRPERTERADTGEREKAARQERGEGAGRNRQGRQRNQPKATEGMEAAQELAAVDAATAALAASQEAPADTAATGEEGTPEKRRRRSRGRRDRRGAEDQAVAGVATDEVSAAAEPASEEPAVAVSTEAPEVAAIEQIASLEPSVAPAPVEEPAPLPVVASPAEVVAAAMEEAPLPVPATTAEVVTAETQVQEHAVVEMAQPEALPMTQTLAETPETAAQEASEPAGQPAEVPVLVAAAAEAEPVDLAQAVETEAPVTEVEVEVMAIAEPAIQPQTSSSTGNAGATAVAPGPAKTPSAPIDLGVALADSGLVLIETDRQKAQTFSSGAPEAQPLGRRPRPTVAIVSEPLEQVETRGKSN